One stretch of Archocentrus centrarchus isolate MPI-CPG fArcCen1 chromosome 5, fArcCen1, whole genome shotgun sequence DNA includes these proteins:
- the znf362a gene encoding zinc finger protein 362a isoform X2: MLDNLVLINKIKEQLMAEKIRPPHLPPASAPSQQPLLATSSQPEGGQHGISKAQQMPVLHNHSPSQPDIALHARPASSSVTGRILGDVNLNLDDKAAIKARGLWEDWHLRQLIDHPSRTNHVSGVALASRTGNLSTSEIITPTTPTSSSHSRLGGAPSPHLISGLTGHGMEPMKNSGGLVGLLGPPPKEERGRKKIKAENGSSLLVVPYPFLASGNDQSCVTITAKEGKTYRCKICPLTFFSKSDMQIHSKTHTEAKAHKCPHCTKSFANASYLAQHLRIHLGVKPYRCTYCEKCFRQLSHLQQHTRIHTGDRPYKCAHPGCEKAFTQLSNLQSHQRQHNKDKPFKCSNCYRAYSDSASLQIHLSAHAIKNAKAYCCSMCGRSYTSETYLMKHMSKHTVVEHVVSHHSPHHRTDSPTIPIRISLI; this comes from the exons ATG CTGGATAACCTAGTATTGATCAATAAAATCAAGGAGCAGCTGATGGCGGAGAAGATCAGACCGCCTCATCTGCCCCCTGCTTCAGCCCCTTCCCAGCAGCCCCTGCTGGCTACTTCTAGCCAGCCTGAAGGCGGCCAGCACGGGATATCCAAAGCCCAGCAGATGCCGGTTCTCCATAACCACAGCCCCTCTCAGCCTGATATCGCCCTGCACGCCCGCCCTGCCTCCAGCTCAGTTACAG GTCGTATTCTTGGAGATGTAAACTTGAATCTAGATGACAAGGCAGCTATAAAAGCCAGAGGGTTATGGGAAGACTGGCATCTGCGTCAACTCATAGATCATCCTTCCAGGACAAACCATGTCTCAG GTGTGGCGCTGGCATCCAGAACAGGCAACCTCAGCACCTCAGAGATCATTACCCCCACCACGCCCACTTCAAGCAGCCACAGCCGGCTGGGTGGagctccctcccctcacctcaTCTCAGGGTTGACCGGCCATGGGATGGAGCCTATGAAAAACAGTGGTGGACTTGTGGGACTTCTCGGTCCTCCACCAAAGGAGGAAAGAGGACGTAAGAAAATAAAGGCAGAGAATGGGTCCTCTCTTTTGGTGGTGCCCTACCCATTCCTAGCCTCAGGCAATGACCAGTCCTGCGTCACCATCACTGCCAAAGAGGGAAAAACCTACAG GTGTAAAATCTGTCCACTGACCTTCTTCTCTAAGTCAGACATGCAGATTCactccaaaacacacacagaggcgaAGGCTCACAAGTGTCCTCACTGCACTAAGTCCTTTGCAAACGCGTCCTACCTAGCCCAGCACCTGCGCATACACCTGGGTGTCAAACCTTACCGCTGCACCTACTGTGAGAAATGTTTTCGCCAGCTCTcccacctgcagcagcacaccAG AATCCATACAGGGGACCGGCCTTATAAATGTGCTCATCCTGGatgtgaaaaagcatttactCAACTGTCTAATCTGCAG TCTCACCAGAGGCAGCACAACAAAGACAAGCCCTTCAAATGTTCCAATTGCTACCGTGCCTATTCAGACTCTGCCTCGCTTCAAATCCACTTGTCTGCACATGCCATCAAAAATGCCAAGGCCTACTGCTGCAGTATGTGCGGCAGGTCGTACACCTCT GAGACCTATCTTATGAAGCACATGTCTAAACACACAGTGGTGGAGCATGTGGTATCTCATCACTCCCCTCATCAcaggacagactctcccaccatCCCTATACGGATCTCCCTCATCTGA
- the LOC115780684 gene encoding uncharacterized protein LOC115780684, whose product MEGVLEGAVVLCVCKLACSLLFLPSLSDSYSPVSFCCCCLLIFTDFLVTVFLSCLCIFESWLAELTTSGDFIALHFLLFVSQIYGGVLLLIVPLITVETVIRLLWPHVAIPRRTVRQKAVSDGQCCDAEEQGEEDSNSSDQDRLSHVVGYLCCLSVWVIVALNVRQQWKLEEVWAAACLHTTSSLVRCLPNLFSPIPSTLNLCWAMAFLFLLLLLTTSSTGLQRRHRAHAQTSRVSNKGDCRCQDLVPELSAPLKPIKLGLSVPEPAQHVDPEKTESSCTVHRAWTSWQMTVCNHGDFVLISSMCFSGKRGGHEQERPKRGIYLTFITEEHVDSQCRSQCGWQQWGFPCLRVNVITGLVCVLSIFTLPLNLSVNILLIRTIETLLELCIESLLSSATCTRNTSTPGAETLI is encoded by the exons ATGGAGGGTGTGTTGGAAGGAGCAGTGGTGTTGTGTGTATGTAAACTGGCCTGCAGTCTTCTCTTCCTGCCCTCATTGTCTGACTCCTACAGCCCAgtcagtttctgctgctgctgcctcctcATCTTCACAGACTTCTTGGTCACAG TCTTTCTGAGTTGCCTCTGCATCTTTGAGTCTTGGCTGGCTGAACTGACCACATCAGGTGATTTTATTGCCCTGCACTTCTTGCTCTTTGTCAGCCAAATCTATGGAGGGGTGTTGCTCCTGATTGTGCCTCTAATTACTGTGGAGACTGTGATCAGACTACTGTGGCCTCATGTTGCCATCCCTCGCAGGACAGTGAGGCAGAAGGCAGTGTCTGATGGACAGTGTTGTGATGCAGAGGAGCAAGGAGAGGAAGACAGCAACAGCTCAGATCAAGACAGGCTGTCTCATGTTGTCGGCTACCTCTGCTGCCTGTCAGTGTGGGTCATTGTCGCCCTCAATGTCAGGCAGCAATGGAAGCTGGAAGAAGTGTGGGCTGCTGCCTGTCTCCACACAACCAGTTCCCTTGTGAGATGTCTGCCCAACTTGTTCAGCCCGATTCCCAGCACCTTGAATCTGTGCTGGGCCATGGCCttccttttcctcctgctccttctgacCACCAGCAGCACAGGCCTTCAAAGAAGACACCGAGCCCATGCGCAGACGTCCAGAGTCAGCAATAAAGGTGACTGTCGCTGCCAAGATCTTGTTCCAGAGTTGTCTGCACCCTTAAAGCCTATAAAACTTGGGCTGTCAGTGCCTGAGCCAGCACAGCATGTTGACCcagagaaaacagagagcagCTGCACTGTTCATAGGGCCTGGACCAGTTGGCAGATGACAGTTTGCAACCATGGAGACTTTGTCCTTATTTcttcaatgtgtttttctggaaAGAGGGGAGGACATGAGCAGGAAAGGCCAAAGAGAGGTATATATCTGACATTTATCACAGAAGAACACGTGGACTCACAATGTAGGAGCCAGTGTGGATGGCAACAGTGGGGTTTTCCGTGCCTCAGGGTGAATGTAATAACAGGGTTGGTATGTGTGCTCTCCATCTTTACCCTACCTCTCAACCTGAGCGTGAATATTCTTCTGATCAGGACTATAGAGACACTGCTGGAGCTGTGTATCGAATCTTTACTTTCGTCTGCAACATGCACAAGAAACACATCCACCCCTGGTGCTGAAACACTAATTTAA
- the znf362a gene encoding zinc finger protein 362a isoform X3: protein MWERRRTDRGSAGSFLSGGKRLVFKAAQVKICTAFGSLFVFIGGINQPSGMAEPRFNNPYFWPPPPTMPGQLDNLVLINKIKEQLMAEKIRPPHLPPASAPSQQPLLATSSQPEGGQHGISKAQQMPVLHNHSPSQPDIALHARPASSSVTGRILGDVNLNLDDKAAIKARGLWEDWHLRQLIDHPSRTNHVSGVALASRTGNLSTSEIITPTTPTSSSHSRLGGAPSPHLISGLTGHGMEPMKNSGGLVGLLGPPPKEERGRKKIKAENGSSLLVVPYPFLASGNDQSCVTITAKEGKTYRCKICPLTFFSKSDMQIHSKTHTEAKAHKCPHCTKSFANASYLAQHLRIHLGVKPYRCTYCEKCFRQLSHLQQHTRIHTGDRPYKCAHPGCEKAFTQLSNLQSHQRQHNKDKPFKCSNCYRAYSDSASLQIHLSAHAIKNAKAYCCSMCGRSYTSETYLMKHMSKHTVVEHVVSHHSPHHRTDSPTIPIRISLI, encoded by the exons ATGTGGGAGAGGCGGCGGACAGACCGAGGCAGCGCAGGATCGTTTCTCTCTGGAGGAAAAAGGCTCGTATTTAAAGCTGCTCAGGTTAAGATTTGCACAGCATTTGGCtcgctttttgtttttatcggAGGAATAAATCAGCCGAGCGG gATGGCTGAACCCCGCTTTAACAACCCCTATTTTTGGCCTCCCCCTCCTACCATGCCTGGCCAG CTGGATAACCTAGTATTGATCAATAAAATCAAGGAGCAGCTGATGGCGGAGAAGATCAGACCGCCTCATCTGCCCCCTGCTTCAGCCCCTTCCCAGCAGCCCCTGCTGGCTACTTCTAGCCAGCCTGAAGGCGGCCAGCACGGGATATCCAAAGCCCAGCAGATGCCGGTTCTCCATAACCACAGCCCCTCTCAGCCTGATATCGCCCTGCACGCCCGCCCTGCCTCCAGCTCAGTTACAG GTCGTATTCTTGGAGATGTAAACTTGAATCTAGATGACAAGGCAGCTATAAAAGCCAGAGGGTTATGGGAAGACTGGCATCTGCGTCAACTCATAGATCATCCTTCCAGGACAAACCATGTCTCAG GTGTGGCGCTGGCATCCAGAACAGGCAACCTCAGCACCTCAGAGATCATTACCCCCACCACGCCCACTTCAAGCAGCCACAGCCGGCTGGGTGGagctccctcccctcacctcaTCTCAGGGTTGACCGGCCATGGGATGGAGCCTATGAAAAACAGTGGTGGACTTGTGGGACTTCTCGGTCCTCCACCAAAGGAGGAAAGAGGACGTAAGAAAATAAAGGCAGAGAATGGGTCCTCTCTTTTGGTGGTGCCCTACCCATTCCTAGCCTCAGGCAATGACCAGTCCTGCGTCACCATCACTGCCAAAGAGGGAAAAACCTACAG GTGTAAAATCTGTCCACTGACCTTCTTCTCTAAGTCAGACATGCAGATTCactccaaaacacacacagaggcgaAGGCTCACAAGTGTCCTCACTGCACTAAGTCCTTTGCAAACGCGTCCTACCTAGCCCAGCACCTGCGCATACACCTGGGTGTCAAACCTTACCGCTGCACCTACTGTGAGAAATGTTTTCGCCAGCTCTcccacctgcagcagcacaccAG AATCCATACAGGGGACCGGCCTTATAAATGTGCTCATCCTGGatgtgaaaaagcatttactCAACTGTCTAATCTGCAG TCTCACCAGAGGCAGCACAACAAAGACAAGCCCTTCAAATGTTCCAATTGCTACCGTGCCTATTCAGACTCTGCCTCGCTTCAAATCCACTTGTCTGCACATGCCATCAAAAATGCCAAGGCCTACTGCTGCAGTATGTGCGGCAGGTCGTACACCTCT GAGACCTATCTTATGAAGCACATGTCTAAACACACAGTGGTGGAGCATGTGGTATCTCATCACTCCCCTCATCAcaggacagactctcccaccatCCCTATACGGATCTCCCTCATCTGA
- the znf362a gene encoding zinc finger protein 362a isoform X1, translated as MAEPRFNNPYFWPPPPTMPGQLDNLVLINKIKEQLMAEKIRPPHLPPASAPSQQPLLATSSQPEGGQHGISKAQQMPVLHNHSPSQPDIALHARPASSSVTGRILGDVNLNLDDKAAIKARGLWEDWHLRQLIDHPSRTNHVSGVALASRTGNLSTSEIITPTTPTSSSHSRLGGAPSPHLISGLTGHGMEPMKNSGGLVGLLGPPPKEERGRKKIKAENGSSLLVVPYPFLASGNDQSCVTITAKEGKTYRCKICPLTFFSKSDMQIHSKTHTEAKAHKCPHCTKSFANASYLAQHLRIHLGVKPYRCTYCEKCFRQLSHLQQHTRIHTGDRPYKCAHPGCEKAFTQLSNLQSHQRQHNKDKPFKCSNCYRAYSDSASLQIHLSAHAIKNAKAYCCSMCGRSYTSETYLMKHMSKHTVVEHVVSHHSPHHRTDSPTIPIRISLI; from the exons ATGGCTGAACCCCGCTTTAACAACCCCTATTTTTGGCCTCCCCCTCCTACCATGCCTGGCCAG CTGGATAACCTAGTATTGATCAATAAAATCAAGGAGCAGCTGATGGCGGAGAAGATCAGACCGCCTCATCTGCCCCCTGCTTCAGCCCCTTCCCAGCAGCCCCTGCTGGCTACTTCTAGCCAGCCTGAAGGCGGCCAGCACGGGATATCCAAAGCCCAGCAGATGCCGGTTCTCCATAACCACAGCCCCTCTCAGCCTGATATCGCCCTGCACGCCCGCCCTGCCTCCAGCTCAGTTACAG GTCGTATTCTTGGAGATGTAAACTTGAATCTAGATGACAAGGCAGCTATAAAAGCCAGAGGGTTATGGGAAGACTGGCATCTGCGTCAACTCATAGATCATCCTTCCAGGACAAACCATGTCTCAG GTGTGGCGCTGGCATCCAGAACAGGCAACCTCAGCACCTCAGAGATCATTACCCCCACCACGCCCACTTCAAGCAGCCACAGCCGGCTGGGTGGagctccctcccctcacctcaTCTCAGGGTTGACCGGCCATGGGATGGAGCCTATGAAAAACAGTGGTGGACTTGTGGGACTTCTCGGTCCTCCACCAAAGGAGGAAAGAGGACGTAAGAAAATAAAGGCAGAGAATGGGTCCTCTCTTTTGGTGGTGCCCTACCCATTCCTAGCCTCAGGCAATGACCAGTCCTGCGTCACCATCACTGCCAAAGAGGGAAAAACCTACAG GTGTAAAATCTGTCCACTGACCTTCTTCTCTAAGTCAGACATGCAGATTCactccaaaacacacacagaggcgaAGGCTCACAAGTGTCCTCACTGCACTAAGTCCTTTGCAAACGCGTCCTACCTAGCCCAGCACCTGCGCATACACCTGGGTGTCAAACCTTACCGCTGCACCTACTGTGAGAAATGTTTTCGCCAGCTCTcccacctgcagcagcacaccAG AATCCATACAGGGGACCGGCCTTATAAATGTGCTCATCCTGGatgtgaaaaagcatttactCAACTGTCTAATCTGCAG TCTCACCAGAGGCAGCACAACAAAGACAAGCCCTTCAAATGTTCCAATTGCTACCGTGCCTATTCAGACTCTGCCTCGCTTCAAATCCACTTGTCTGCACATGCCATCAAAAATGCCAAGGCCTACTGCTGCAGTATGTGCGGCAGGTCGTACACCTCT GAGACCTATCTTATGAAGCACATGTCTAAACACACAGTGGTGGAGCATGTGGTATCTCATCACTCCCCTCATCAcaggacagactctcccaccatCCCTATACGGATCTCCCTCATCTGA